Genomic DNA from Oryza sativa Japonica Group chromosome 5, ASM3414082v1:
TCTTGTCTAGGTCTTGGGTGGGCGggtgggcgggcgggcgggcgacgTGGCGACGTCACGACCTTCATGGAAGCATATATTGTCTAGGAGATCACATTTTCTATCTTTCTAGTCTCCAATCGATTTGGTCTACGATGGTACTCTAGGATGTCTTCAGGTTATGCGAGGGATGAGTTGATTCTCTTCTTTCTGACTCTCTCCCATAACTACCTTTTTCTTGGGGATGTTCAGAAGCTTGAAGATGATATTTTGTTTAGAGAAGAGTAGGGCGATGCGTTTGTCCCCCCTTTGAAGGGTTGACAACAACAGATCGTGCACAACGGTGGCTAGCTGGTATTAataatttgtgtgtataagttgCCAGCATGGGGGGtggtgtgtttttcttttttattttcttagatTATAGCCTCACAGGATATAATCTTAGgatctcatcttttcgcttatgcttatacttatcagccacaattttaatttttaaccttaaatttgaagttgatttttgaggtttttttcatcgaagtttatttttcagcctttgctttcagatcgctaagaacacatatataaaagttttattcacaaactaCTTTTCGTTTGCGAATATGCCgtataagcgaaacgatgggacCGTTATATTTTTTCCTACTGTATAGATACGAAACTTTGCAATGTCTAGTATGGAggttgttttgaaaaaaaaaaggctgaaGTGATAAACTAGAGTAGTAGAGCCTGAGTTCCAGCTAAGTCGTTGACTAACTCCCAGCAAAGTCAACTACAGGATCATCCATGTGATTTCCTGCTTCTTCTGACTATAAGGTTTATTAGTGCAAATTACACAAAGTGGCTTCTTAGTCCACTCTAAAATCAAACTGAACAGAGGGATTGCCATGGTTACCTACAGTTGTACCATGTTAATTAAATGGCAGAGCCCCACTAATCAGCGTTCATTTGTCTACTTAATTTGTTCTTCTTCGCGACTTTGACCGTGTTCGGTGATGTCCAAGCTGTCCACTGGCCGATGCAGTTAGCGAATTTGTTCAGAGTCAATCTTTGTTGTTTAACACATACTATGTCAAGTCTAATTGCAACTGGTTGGTGGCATGCATGTGCGCACAACGCACGTAGCGGAATGGATCGACCAACAATGGCGGCTCGgtggtggctgctgctgctgctcggcctcgccgtcgccggcgtcgttcGCGGCCAGGGCGGCGCGCCTGACACGTCCGGTGAGCTTTAAACTTCGATCGCCAACTCGCCGGCATTTTGGACTCGTGTACATGCTGTTCATGCATCGGGAGTACCGCGCAGGCTTCATCAGCATAGACTGCGGCTTGCCGGAGAAGACCAGCTACGTGGACGACGCCACGAAGCTGAAGTTCACCTCCGACGACGCCTTCACCGACGCCGGCACAATCCACAACGTCTCGTCGGAGTTCgccacgccgacgacgaccacggacAGGAGCCTGTACAACGTGCGCAGCTTCCCCGCCGGCGCGCGCAACTGCTACACGGTCCCGTCCGTCGTGCCGGGGTCCAAGTACCTGGTCCGTGCCAAGTTCTTGTACGGCAACTACGACGGCCTCAACAAGCCGCCGGTGTTCGACCTCCACCTCGGGGTCAACTTCTGGCAGACGGTGACCGTGCCATCCGCCGACTGGCTGGGGAACGCCGAGGTCATCGCCGTCGTGCCGGATGATTTCTTGCAGGTCTGCCTGGTGAACACCGGCGCCGGGACGCCGTTCATCTCCGGCCTGGACCTGAGGCCCCTGCCGAGCTCGCTCTACGCGCCCGCCAACGCGACGCAGGGGTTGGTCCTGCTCGACCGGAGGAACTTCGGCGCGAGCGGGAGCACCGTGATCAGGTACCCCGACGACACGTACGACCGCGTGTGGTGGCCGTGGAGCAACCCGCCGGCGGAGTGGTCGGACATCTCCACGGCGGACAAGGTCCAGAACACGATCGCCCCCGTGTTCGACGTGCCGTCCGTCGTGATGCAGACGGCCATCACGACGCGCAACTCCTCCATTCCCATCCAGTTCTCCTGGGACACCAAACCCAATCACGTCTACCCTGATCCCGGGTACAAGTCAATCACTTCTTAAATTTGTCCCAAACTTCACGGCCTAATGAGCAATTaacgacaatttttttttcaaatttcaattgtAATTGCATGCTGAATTCGTAATTAACCCTTGGGTGTCTCTACAAATATAGGTCGATTTTTACCTTGTATGTCACCGAGCTGGAGCTCCTGGCCGGCAATGCCGTTCGCCAGTTCAACGTCACCATCAATGGCGTGATTTGGACCAAAGCCCCATACAAGCCGGTTTATCTGTCCACCGACGCCATGTACAACGGAGATCGACCCTACCGGGGCATCACCCGGTACAACTTTTCTTTGAACGCCGCGGGAAGCTCCACGCTGCCGCCGATACTCAACGCCGCGGAGGCTTTCTCCGTCATCTCCACAGCCGACCTTGCAACAGACGCTCAGGAtggtaaatatttttctttgtgCGTGATGATCTGATAATTGCGCCTCTTTGTGCTGTGTTACTGAACAAAGATAATGCATGCAGTTTCTGCCATCGGTTGATTGGTACATTTAGTTGTCtttatttgtgatttgtgaatgatCTGATAACTGTGCTCCACTGCTCCTTTGCACTGTCACTGAAACAATGCAGTTTCTGCCATCACTGCAATCAAGGCCAAGTATCAGGTGAACAAGAATTGGACAGGTGACCCATGCGCTCCAAAGACACTGGCTTGGGATGGGTTAACCTGCAGCTATGCCATTTCAACCCCTCCAAGAATCACAGGAGTGTAAGTTTCATTTCAGTTTCTGCACAAACGCAAACAATGCTATTTCAAAAACTCTGCTTTCTAAACCATTGTGCATTTCTACAGAAATATGTCGTATGCCGGTTTAAGTGGCGATATATCATCTTATTTCGCCAATCTAAAAGAAATCAAGAATTTGTAAGTAAGAAgtttttaatccatttttacaATGATTTTGGAGTTAAATTTGCACTTTATATGCGCCTATATTTTATTTCAGGGACTTGTCACACAATAACTTGACAGGATCAATTCCTAATGTCATTTCACAGCTACAATTTCTCGCGGTTCTGTAAGCAGTCCGATCCATGTTGACATCTTTCTCTAATAATTTAGTCATACAATTTTATTGCCATAAGTCATAATCACCACTCTAAAATCTCGATGTTCTGTAAGTTCATAAATTTTGAGTAAGCATGTGCCTGTGAAAATCAAATATTGACTTCAACGTTATGTATATGTGATCCAGAGATTTGACAGGAAACCAGCTTAATGGATCAATTCCTTCTAGTCTTCTGAAAAGAAGTCAAGATGGCTCCTTGACCCTAAGgtttttccaatatttctttTGCACTTGATCAAAATTGTTAAACCATCATTCAAAAAACAAATGTTCACCATCTCTTCTTTTTGATAGGTACGGCAATAATCCAAACCTTTGCAGTAACAGCAGTTCATGCCAGCTCCCACAAAAGAAGAGCAACTCTATGCTTGCCGTCTATGTTGCTGTTCCAGTAGTGGTGATAGGAGCAGTTGCAGTGTTCCTGATTTTCTTCAtcaggaagaagaagaacaaatgTGAGCTTTGGCATTAAAGCGCATCAATAATCAAGTAGTACTAATCAACTTCCTACATGTAAATGCAATTAACAGTCGATAATACTGGTTTCATTTTGCCTGGACAGCAAAGGGTGCTGTGAAGCCACAGATTTTGGGGAATGGCGTGCAGTCACACAGTCAGAATGGCAGTGGAGGGAGCCTGCTGGAACTGCACAACCGTCAGTTCACGTACAAGGACTTGGCAGTCATAACGAACAACTTCCAGCGAGTCCTTGGCAAAGGAGGGTTTGGCCCCGTCTACGACGGCTTCTTGAAGGATGGTACTCATGTGGCAGTTAAACTACGGGATGAGTCTTCCAGCCAAGGATATAGTGAGTTCCTGACAGAGGTAATGCTTGATCAAGAATAGTATATCTATACAGCTTTTAAATGATCTAGTGATGATGACAGTGAATATGTTATCCCACTAATGCTTTTTACAATTGGCATATTATATATTCTGATACTATGGAATAGTTCAAACATGTGAATACAGAAATTCATAGCAAAGCATCAGCATTTTGCAAGTGAATGATGAAAACTTTCTTCCGACTCTAGAAggtgatcttttttttccttgttcaGGCTCAGACTTTAACGAAAATTCATCACAAGAATCTTGTTGCATTAATCGGTTACTGCAAAGATGAGATACATTTGGCACTTGTGTACGAGCACATGTCAGAAGGAACTCTGGAAGATAAGCTTAGAGGTTTGCTAAGTATTTCATTTGTATATTCTTTTTAACTAAGGAAAGAGACTAAGTCATAGCCTTTGCACAATAAAAGGTACAGAAAACCATTTTTCATAAACAATTAAAACACATATTCCCGAATTTCAATATGAATGATATTTTCTCTTTGGAAGAAAAATACATTTACGATCTTCTGATCGACAGGCAAAGATCGCAAAGGTAGATCTTTAACATGGAGGGAAAGGCTCCGTATCGTATTAGAATCTGCCCAAGGTACACATTCTAGCACAATAGTTCTATGTTAGTATTATTGTATATGGATCATACTGATATTGAGAAATAACAAGAATACCCTTTTTCCCTTTGCAAAAATGTTGCTCACAGGACTAGAGTATCTACACAAGGCATGCAGCCCACGCTTCGTGCATAGGGATGTGAAGTCATCGAACATCTTGCTGAATGCAAATCTTGAGGCCAAGGTTGCCGATTTTGGCCTGACAACGGCTTTTAAATGCGACGGTGACACACATGTATCCACAGTCAGGGTGGTTGGCACATATGGCTACCTTGCACCCGAGTATGCTGATCTTACTATGCATATTACCACGTTCTAGTTGCCTTGATGATTATTGACCAAATAGTACACTTCATAGTGATATGTTTTGTCATGGCACAGGTATGCCACAGCCCTACAAGTTTCAGAGAAGATTGACGTATACAGCTTCGGTGTGGTGTTGCTAGAGGTGATCACAGGACAGCCGCCCATTATAAAGCTCCCGGAACCTACTACTATCATCCAATGGACCCGGCAACGCCTAGCGCGAGGCAACATCGAGGGTGTGGTGGATGTAAACATGCCAGACGACCGCTATGACATCAACTGTATCTGGAAGGTAGCAGATGTGGCTCTGAAATGCACTGCACATGCTCCTGGGCAGCGACCCACAATGACTGACGTGGTGACACAGCTAAAAGAGTGTCTAGAGCTTGAGGAAACCAGCTTTAAAGGCGACACGAGTAGCAGTTATATGTCAGGGAGCAGCATAGACCCAAACTCGAGTTATAACACATATACCACTGAGATGAGCTAGGGCAACACTATTTTGGGATGAAGCATAATCTTAGGGTAGTGCCAACTAGGGACATTGGTCCTGTTGCACGACAAGAAGCCTGCTTTACCCATTTCTATGGGTTCTTACTACATTGATTTGTACGTGTGGTCTTCAATGATGGTCTTATTATTTGGCCTGAGGAAGTACAAAATGTACAAATGATCAGGCTGTTATTGTGTTAAGTTGAAGGTTTGTGAAAAATAAgtggacatgcatgcatgttgctcataattttttttaataatgaaagcTTTATTAAGACTCAGTCAAATATACCAAAATGAtagcaactactccctccgtttcacaatgtaagtcattctagcatttcccacattcatattgatactaatgaatctagacatatatatatctatctagatttattagcataaatatgaatgtagaaaatactaaaatgacttacatcgtgaaacggaggaagtaaataGCTTTATTTATGTTGCTCATAAATAGTGCCTACAAGTCAACTCCAACATATGTTCGTGCTATATCTCGTGGTTTCACAGAATTTATATCATATATGCCAACCTAGTGCAACCTAGGCCACTTTGATGcataatgccaaaatttgggtTAGAACATACTCCCAATTTGTGTTTACATAGTAGACTAATATGCAATATTCTGAATAACGGGGAAACTATGAAATTTGTGGCGTATATGAACTGTGA
This window encodes:
- the LOC4339376 gene encoding senescence-induced receptor-like serine/threonine-protein kinase, with the translated sequence MDRPTMAARWWLLLLLGLAVAGVVRGQGGAPDTSGFISIDCGLPEKTSYVDDATKLKFTSDDAFTDAGTIHNVSSEFATPTTTTDRSLYNVRSFPAGARNCYTVPSVVPGSKYLVRAKFLYGNYDGLNKPPVFDLHLGVNFWQTVTVPSADWLGNAEVIAVVPDDFLQVCLVNTGAGTPFISGLDLRPLPSSLYAPANATQGLVLLDRRNFGASGSTVIRYPDDTYDRVWWPWSNPPAEWSDISTADKVQNTIAPVFDVPSVVMQTAITTRNSSIPIQFSWDTKPNHVYPDPGSIFTLYVTELELLAGNAVRQFNVTINGVIWTKAPYKPVYLSTDAMYNGDRPYRGITRYNFSLNAAGSSTLPPILNAAEAFSVISTADLATDAQDVSAITAIKAKYQVNKNWTGDPCAPKTLAWDGLTCSYAISTPPRITGVNMSYAGLSGDISSYFANLKEIKNLDLSHNNLTGSIPNVISQLQFLAVLDLTGNQLNGSIPSSLLKRSQDGSLTLRYGNNPNLCSNSSSCQLPQKKSNSMLAVYVAVPVVVIGAVAVFLIFFIRKKKNKSKGAVKPQILGNGVQSHSQNGSGGSLLELHNRQFTYKDLAVITNNFQRVLGKGGFGPVYDGFLKDGTHVAVKLRDESSSQGYSEFLTEAQTLTKIHHKNLVALIGYCKDEIHLALVYEHMSEGTLEDKLRGKDRKGRSLTWRERLRIVLESAQGLEYLHKACSPRFVHRDVKSSNILLNANLEAKVADFGLTTAFKCDGDTHVSTVRVVGTYGYLAPEYATALQVSEKIDVYSFGVVLLEVITGQPPIIKLPEPTTIIQWTRQRLARGNIEGVVDVNMPDDRYDINCIWKVADVALKCTAHAPGQRPTMTDVVTQLKECLELEETSFKGDTSSSYMSGSSIDPNSSYNTYTTEMS